The following are from one region of the Pseudodesulfovibrio piezophilus C1TLV30 genome:
- the uxx1 gene encoding UXX-star selenoprotein family 1: MAEVVIYGKPACPHTQKALNAYPEAEFRDVLASSQFLEESLHFSGGQRRIPVILKNGEPSIGFNGGS, from the coding sequence ATGGCGGAGGTAGTGATTTATGGTAAACCAGCTTGTCCACATACCCAAAAAGCATTGAATGCCTACCCTGAAGCAGAATTCAGGGATGTTCTCGCCTCTTCCCAATTTTTGGAAGAATCATTGCATTTTTCAGGTGGTCAGCGGCGAATCCCTGTTATCCTCAAGAACGGTGAACCTTCAATCGGTTTCAATGGCGGCTCATGA
- the amrB gene encoding AmmeMemoRadiSam system protein B, whose protein sequence is MHREPVVAGRFYEADPTRLNTVLDGYLSGAVRRTEPTILAMVPHAGYVYSGALCGQTLGTASLASTVLLLGPNHTGRGKQFSLWPEGEWAIPGGNVPIDTSLATVLLESNSMLSADTEAHIGEHSLEVVLPFLKHMNPDTTFVPIALSANRFEAMEEIGRTIGDVIQAFERPVSIIVSSDMSHYISHEKAQEMDSMALEACVELDPLALFTTVREKRISMCGVLPMTCGLVAARVLGAHSGELVGYTTSGDVTGDLAQVVGYAGILVS, encoded by the coding sequence CGCTGGACGTTTTTACGAAGCTGATCCAACAAGATTGAACACGGTATTGGACGGTTATTTGTCTGGTGCTGTCAGACGAACAGAACCGACAATCCTGGCAATGGTACCTCACGCCGGATATGTTTATTCAGGCGCTCTTTGTGGGCAGACATTAGGGACTGCGTCTCTTGCCTCGACTGTCTTGCTTCTTGGCCCGAATCATACGGGGCGAGGAAAACAATTTTCCCTGTGGCCTGAAGGCGAATGGGCTATTCCTGGTGGAAATGTTCCTATTGATACAAGTCTGGCAACAGTTTTGCTAGAAAGTAATTCCATGCTTTCAGCGGATACAGAAGCACATATCGGAGAGCATTCGTTGGAAGTCGTTTTGCCTTTTCTCAAGCATATGAATCCTGATACAACGTTCGTTCCTATCGCTCTTTCCGCCAATCGATTTGAGGCAATGGAGGAGATTGGTCGGACCATTGGAGACGTCATTCAGGCATTTGAACGCCCTGTATCAATCATTGTCAGTTCAGATATGAGCCATTATATTTCACACGAAAAAGCCCAGGAAATGGATTCCATGGCCTTGGAAGCGTGTGTGGAGTTAGACCCGCTCGCCCTTTTTACCACAGTGCGGGAAAAACGTATTTCCATGTGCGGTGTTCTGCCTATGACATGTGGGTTAGTTGCGGCTCGTGTATTAGGAGCTCACTCAGGAGAATTGGTCGGCTATACAACATCGGGTGATGTTACCGGTGATTTGGCACAAGTCGTAGGGTATGCCGGCATACTCGTCAGTTAG